A region of Rhodanobacteraceae bacterium DNA encodes the following proteins:
- a CDS encoding 2-amino-4-hydroxy-6-hydroxymethyldihydropteridine pyrophosphokinase, with amino-acid sequence MPEPVAAFVALGSNLDDPRAQVERGFDALAALPDTRLRARSRLFRTPPWGVVDQPDFINAVAELETSLSPRELLEALLGIETRAGRVRGVPNGPRVLDLDLLLYANAGIREPGLVVPHPRLIERAFVLAPLADIAADRVVPGQGRVTDLLQHVDVSGCLPLD; translated from the coding sequence ATGCCTGAGCCCGTCGCTGCGTTCGTTGCGTTGGGCAGCAACCTGGACGACCCGCGTGCCCAGGTCGAACGCGGATTCGACGCGCTGGCGGCGTTGCCGGATACCCGGTTGCGCGCGCGTTCGCGGCTGTTCCGCACACCGCCGTGGGGCGTCGTGGATCAGCCCGATTTCATCAACGCCGTGGCGGAACTGGAAACGTCGCTGTCGCCGCGCGAACTGCTCGAAGCCCTGCTGGGGATCGAAACCCGGGCCGGGCGCGTGCGCGGCGTCCCGAACGGCCCGCGCGTGCTCGATCTCGACCTGTTGCTGTACGCGAATGCGGGGATCCGTGAACCCGGCCTCGTGGTCCCGCACCCGCGCCTGATCGAGCGCGCCTTTGTGCTGGCGCCGCTGGCCGACATCGCTGCCGATCGGGTGGTGCCGGGGCAGGGCCGTGTCACCGATCTGCTGCAGCATGTCGACGTGAGCGGTTGCCTGCCGCTTGATTGA
- a CDS encoding Oxidoreductase, short-chain dehydrogenase/reductase family, with translation MDLDLTGKHALVCGASQGIGRACAIELANLGANVTVLARRADVLKQFVTELPRTHASQTHDFVVADSGDTEALRAAVLKLVAAQPVHILVNNSGGPPPGPAHGAEVEAFLDAYRKHLIANHVRTEIVIPGMQAAGYGRIVNIISTSVKEPIAGLGVSNTTRWAVASWAKTLATELAPFGITVNNVLPGSTRTPRIEQIVRTRAEKTGTSVEAMQHEMESEVPMRRFADPSEIAAAVAFLASPAAGYISGINLPVDGGRLRSL, from the coding sequence ATGGATCTGGATTTGACCGGAAAACACGCGCTGGTGTGCGGTGCTTCGCAGGGGATCGGCCGCGCCTGCGCCATCGAACTGGCGAACCTCGGCGCGAACGTCACTGTCCTCGCCCGCCGCGCGGATGTGTTGAAGCAATTCGTCACGGAACTGCCGCGCACGCACGCATCGCAGACACACGATTTTGTGGTCGCGGACTCCGGCGATACCGAAGCGTTGCGCGCGGCCGTGCTGAAACTCGTCGCCGCGCAACCCGTGCACATCCTCGTCAACAACTCCGGCGGACCGCCACCGGGGCCCGCGCACGGTGCCGAGGTCGAAGCGTTCCTCGATGCCTATCGCAAGCACCTCATTGCCAATCACGTGCGAACGGAAATCGTCATCCCCGGCATGCAGGCCGCGGGTTACGGCCGCATCGTCAACATCATCTCGACGTCGGTGAAGGAACCCATCGCGGGGCTCGGTGTTTCCAACACCACGCGCTGGGCGGTGGCGAGCTGGGCCAAGACCCTTGCGACCGAACTCGCGCCGTTCGGCATCACCGTCAACAACGTGCTGCCCGGCTCCACCAGAACCCCGCGCATCGAACAGATCGTGCGGACGCGCGCGGAAAAGACCGGCACAAGCGTCGAAGCCATGCAGCATGAGATGGAATCGGAAGTGCCGATGCGCCGCTTCGCCGATCCGTCCGAGATCGCGGCCGCGGTGGCGTTCCTCGCCTCCCCCGCCGCCGGCTACATCAGCGGCATCAACCTGCCCGTCGATGGCGGGCGCCTGCGATCGCTGTAA
- a CDS encoding SSU ribosomal protein S6p: MRHYEVVFLVHPDQSEQVPGMIERYKALVEAEGGKVHRVEDWGRRPLAYPIQHLAKAHYALMNIECGPKAVAELKSGFRFNDAVLRHLIMQWHGPETEPSMIMKAGKDEKPSRRRDDDIDDDREEAA, encoded by the coding sequence ATGCGTCACTATGAAGTCGTGTTCCTGGTCCATCCGGACCAGAGCGAGCAGGTGCCCGGCATGATCGAGCGCTACAAGGCGCTGGTCGAGGCCGAAGGCGGCAAGGTCCATCGCGTCGAGGACTGGGGCCGCCGCCCGCTCGCGTATCCGATCCAGCACCTCGCCAAGGCCCACTACGCGCTGATGAACATCGAGTGCGGGCCGAAGGCGGTCGCCGAGCTGAAGTCGGGCTTCCGTTTCAACGATGCGGTCCTGCGTCATCTGATCATGCAATGGCACGGTCCCGAGACCGAGCCGTCCATGATCATGAAGGCCGGCAAGGACGAGAAACCGTCCCGCCGCCGCGATGACGACATCGACGACGACCGCGAAGAAGCCGCCTGA
- a CDS encoding Isoleucyl-tRNA synthetase, protein MSRDYKHTINLPNTDFAMKADLAKREPAMLADWESSQRYADLQRHTGKRGHAFILHDGPPYANGKIHLGHAVNKILKDIVVRSKLMAGFRSPYVPGWDCHGLPIEIAVEKKYGKVGHKIDAERFRQHCRDYAAQQIDLQRRDFKRLGVLGDWEHPYRTMDFKYEADILRALAGVYANGHVTRGFKPVHWCFDCGSALAEAEIEYQDKQSPAIDVAYDALDPKALAAKFGVSVDGDTIVAVPIWTTTPWTLPASMAVTLGPEFDYVLVEGPARGGTRVLLVVAEALAEKALARYGVDEVKVLGRAKGASLENLRLKHPFYDREVPLILGEHVSAEDGTGAVHTAPGHGADDFVVGQKYGIVAATPANVLNPVGANGVYLPGTPIFEGQHIWKANDAVIALLGERGKLLASVKITHSYPHCWRHHTPIAFRTTPQWFIAMDSAGLRASALHAIHHDVKFYPAWGEERINNMVEGRPDWCISRQRTWGVPIALAVHKVTGEPHPRSAELLEQVAQRVEKDGVDAWYTLDLEDILGDEAKDYEKVHDILDVWFDSGVTHFCVLDQRPELHRNTGDQVMYLEGSDQHRGWFQSSLLTSCAMHGHAPFDEVLTHGFTVDAQGRKMSKSLGNGIEPQDVMNKYGADILRLWIASADYRNEMALSDEILKRVADSYRRIRNTCRFLLGNLDGFDPARDLLTVDRCLLLDQWAIRSARDVQDAVVAAYARYDFPEVVQRVQNFCTNEMGALYLDITKDRLYTMPTASHGRRSAQSAMFRILEAMVRWLAPLFAFTAEEIWQAMPRQMHVPTEVRGGFTARDASVLFETWYQGLREIRNTPEQRRWWADLLAIREAAARVLEGMRKDGRIGSSLDATLTIHADESVVERYRQVADELRFFFIVSDLRLDVGDATAEAVLTELEGANVWVSAAVSDAPKCVRCWHHRDDVGSHADHPELCGRCVENVAACEGHGAGETRRWF, encoded by the coding sequence GTGAGCCGCGACTACAAGCACACCATCAACCTGCCCAACACCGACTTCGCGATGAAGGCCGATCTCGCCAAGCGCGAACCCGCGATGCTGGCCGATTGGGAATCGTCGCAACGCTACGCCGACCTGCAGCGCCACACCGGCAAGCGCGGGCACGCGTTCATCCTGCACGACGGTCCGCCGTACGCGAACGGCAAGATCCATCTCGGCCACGCGGTCAACAAGATCCTCAAGGACATCGTGGTGCGCTCGAAGCTGATGGCTGGCTTCCGCTCGCCCTACGTGCCGGGGTGGGACTGCCACGGCCTGCCGATCGAGATTGCGGTCGAGAAGAAGTACGGCAAGGTCGGCCACAAGATCGACGCGGAACGTTTTCGCCAGCACTGCCGCGATTACGCGGCGCAGCAGATCGACCTGCAGCGCCGGGATTTCAAGCGGCTTGGCGTGCTGGGTGATTGGGAGCATCCGTATCGCACGATGGATTTCAAGTACGAGGCCGACATCCTGCGCGCGCTTGCGGGCGTGTACGCGAACGGCCACGTCACGCGCGGCTTCAAGCCGGTGCACTGGTGCTTCGATTGCGGCTCGGCGCTGGCCGAAGCCGAGATCGAATACCAGGACAAGCAGTCGCCCGCGATCGACGTTGCCTACGATGCGCTCGATCCGAAAGCACTGGCTGCAAAGTTCGGCGTCAGCGTCGATGGCGACACGATCGTCGCCGTGCCGATCTGGACCACCACGCCGTGGACGCTGCCCGCCAGCATGGCAGTGACGCTGGGTCCGGAATTCGATTACGTGCTGGTGGAAGGTCCCGCGCGCGGCGGCACGCGCGTGCTGCTGGTCGTGGCCGAGGCGCTGGCGGAAAAGGCCTTGGCGCGTTACGGCGTCGACGAGGTGAAGGTGCTCGGGCGTGCGAAAGGCGCGTCGCTGGAGAATCTGCGCCTGAAGCATCCGTTCTACGACCGCGAAGTCCCGCTGATCCTGGGCGAGCACGTGTCCGCCGAGGACGGTACCGGCGCCGTGCACACCGCGCCCGGCCACGGCGCCGATGACTTCGTGGTCGGCCAGAAGTACGGCATCGTTGCCGCGACGCCAGCGAACGTGCTGAATCCGGTCGGCGCCAACGGCGTGTACCTGCCAGGCACGCCGATCTTCGAAGGGCAGCACATCTGGAAGGCCAACGATGCGGTGATCGCGCTGCTGGGCGAACGCGGCAAGTTGCTGGCGTCGGTGAAGATCACCCACAGTTATCCGCACTGCTGGCGCCACCACACGCCGATCGCCTTCCGCACCACGCCGCAATGGTTCATCGCGATGGATTCGGCGGGCCTGCGCGCGAGCGCGTTGCACGCGATCCACCACGACGTGAAGTTTTATCCCGCGTGGGGCGAGGAGCGCATCAACAACATGGTGGAGGGGCGCCCCGACTGGTGCATCAGCCGCCAGCGCACCTGGGGCGTGCCGATCGCGTTGGCCGTGCACAAGGTGACGGGCGAGCCGCATCCGCGCAGCGCCGAATTGCTGGAGCAGGTGGCGCAGCGCGTCGAGAAGGATGGCGTGGATGCGTGGTACACGCTTGACCTCGAGGACATCCTGGGCGATGAAGCGAAGGACTATGAGAAGGTCCACGACATCCTCGACGTGTGGTTCGATTCCGGTGTCACGCATTTCTGCGTGCTGGACCAGCGCCCCGAATTGCATCGCAATACCGGCGATCAGGTGATGTACCTGGAAGGCTCCGACCAGCATCGCGGCTGGTTCCAGTCGTCGCTGCTCACGAGCTGTGCGATGCACGGCCATGCGCCGTTCGACGAGGTGCTGACGCACGGCTTCACCGTCGATGCGCAGGGCCGCAAGATGTCCAAGTCGCTCGGCAACGGCATCGAGCCGCAGGACGTCATGAACAAGTACGGCGCCGACATCCTGCGCCTGTGGATCGCGTCGGCCGATTACCGCAACGAAATGGCGCTGTCGGACGAAATCCTGAAGCGCGTCGCCGACAGCTACCGCCGCATCCGCAATACCTGCCGGTTCCTGCTGGGCAACCTCGATGGTTTCGATCCGGCGCGCGACCTGTTGACGGTCGATCGCTGCCTGCTGCTCGACCAATGGGCGATCCGCAGTGCGCGCGACGTGCAGGACGCGGTGGTCGCGGCCTATGCGCGCTACGACTTCCCGGAAGTGGTGCAGCGCGTGCAGAATTTCTGCACCAACGAAATGGGTGCGCTGTATCTCGACATCACCAAGGACCGGCTGTACACGATGCCGACCGCCAGCCACGGCCGGCGCAGCGCGCAATCGGCGATGTTCCGCATCCTCGAAGCGATGGTGCGCTGGCTGGCGCCACTGTTTGCGTTCACCGCGGAGGAAATCTGGCAGGCGATGCCGCGGCAGATGCACGTGCCCACCGAAGTGCGCGGGGGATTCACTGCACGCGATGCGTCCGTACTGTTCGAAACCTGGTACCAGGGCCTGCGCGAAATCCGGAACACGCCGGAGCAGCGGCGCTGGTGGGCCGACCTGCTGGCGATACGCGAGGCCGCCGCGCGGGTGCTGGAAGGCATGCGCAAGGACGGCAGGATCGGATCGTCGCTGGACGCAACGCTCACCATCCACGCGGATGAATCGGTCGTCGAGCGTTACCGGCAGGTCGCCGACGAGTTGCGTTTCTTCTTCATCGTTTCCGATTTGCGGCTGGACGTGGGCGACGCGACCGCCGAGGCGGTGCTGACCGAACTCGAAGGCGCCAACGTCTGGGTATCGGCTGCCGTCAGCGATGCGCCGAAATGCGTGCGTTGCTGGCACCATCGCGACGACGTCGGCAGCCATGCCGATCATCCTGAATTGTGCGGACGCTGCGTCGAAAACGTTGCCGCCTGCGAGGGGCATGGAGCCGGCGAAACGCGGCGTTGGTTCTGA
- a CDS encoding 4Fe-4S dicluster fused with DUF3470 — MAFVVTDNCVKCKYTDCVEVCPVDCFHEGPNFLAIDPDECIDCTLCEPECPARAIFPEDDVPAGQEHYIALNAELAKIWPVLAERKDPPPNAKEWDGKPDKLPLLER; from the coding sequence ATGGCCTTCGTCGTTACCGACAACTGCGTGAAGTGCAAGTACACCGACTGCGTCGAAGTGTGCCCGGTCGACTGTTTCCACGAGGGCCCGAACTTTCTCGCGATCGACCCGGACGAGTGCATCGACTGCACGCTGTGCGAGCCGGAATGCCCGGCACGTGCGATCTTCCCGGAAGACGACGTGCCGGCCGGCCAGGAGCACTACATCGCGTTGAACGCGGAACTGGCGAAGATCTGGCCGGTGCTCGCCGAGCGCAAGGATCCGCCGCCGAACGCCAAGGAGTGGGACGGCAAGCCGGACAAGCTGCCGTTGCTCGAACGTTGA
- a CDS encoding Poly(A) polymerase → MDVPRLSSDSTAPGHPASVPRVIPREQHNLSRKQISRGALRVLYGLKDAGFRACLVGGAVRDLLLGRQPKDFDVATDATPEEVKKLFRNCRLIGRRFRLAHVVFGPEIVEVATFRGTGDGDANGDRHVVDGRILRDNVWGTIEEDALRRDFRVNAMYYDIADFSVLDYVGGIEDLEQRHLRLIGDPATRYREDPVRMLRAARLAAKLDFTIDPAAAAPFAELGPLLADAPPARLFDECQKMFLAGYGLASFRMLVEYDLLRHLFPGTARALAHDRTGGLRTLIERGLAGTDARVADGRPVTPAFLFAVLLWGEVVELAEKAQDDGLARSLAWQRAAHRVMAEQGKRVAIPRRFSYAIEEIWALQPRFAERTRKRVFRLMAHPRFRAAYDFLLLRSGESEDLREAGEWWTQAQAVSPDQLSASLAPKTAVAKTGDAADKPKRRRRRRGGKGRKPEVPSSESQS, encoded by the coding sequence ATGGATGTTCCCCGCTTGAGTTCCGATTCCACTGCTCCCGGCCACCCGGCATCCGTTCCGCGCGTGATCCCGCGCGAGCAGCACAACCTCTCCCGCAAGCAGATCAGCCGTGGCGCGCTGCGCGTGTTGTATGGCTTGAAGGACGCCGGGTTTCGCGCGTGCCTCGTCGGCGGTGCGGTGCGCGACCTGTTGCTGGGCCGGCAGCCCAAGGATTTCGACGTCGCCACCGACGCGACGCCCGAAGAGGTCAAGAAACTGTTCCGCAATTGCCGTCTGATCGGGCGGCGGTTCCGCCTGGCGCACGTGGTCTTCGGCCCCGAGATCGTCGAGGTCGCGACCTTCCGCGGCACCGGCGATGGCGACGCGAACGGCGATCGCCACGTGGTCGACGGGCGCATCCTGCGCGACAACGTGTGGGGCACCATCGAGGAAGACGCACTGCGCCGCGATTTTCGCGTCAACGCGATGTACTACGACATCGCCGATTTCAGCGTGCTCGACTACGTCGGCGGCATCGAGGATCTCGAACAGCGGCATCTGCGCCTGATCGGCGATCCCGCCACGCGCTACCGCGAGGACCCGGTGCGGATGCTGCGCGCCGCGCGTCTTGCGGCCAAGCTCGATTTCACGATCGACCCCGCGGCGGCCGCGCCGTTCGCGGAACTGGGTCCGCTGCTGGCCGACGCGCCGCCGGCGCGCCTGTTCGACGAGTGCCAGAAGATGTTCCTCGCGGGCTACGGCCTCGCGAGCTTCCGCATGCTGGTCGAGTACGACTTGTTGCGGCACCTGTTTCCCGGCACCGCGCGCGCACTGGCGCACGATCGCACCGGCGGCTTGCGCACGCTGATCGAACGCGGCCTGGCCGGCACCGATGCGCGGGTCGCCGACGGCCGGCCGGTGACGCCCGCGTTCCTGTTCGCGGTGCTGCTGTGGGGCGAGGTCGTGGAGTTGGCCGAAAAGGCGCAGGACGACGGCCTGGCGCGCTCGCTGGCCTGGCAGCGCGCCGCGCATCGGGTGATGGCCGAGCAGGGCAAGCGCGTCGCGATCCCGCGCCGTTTCAGCTATGCGATCGAGGAAATCTGGGCGCTGCAGCCGCGCTTCGCCGAACGTACCCGCAAGCGCGTGTTCCGCCTGATGGCGCATCCGCGTTTCCGCGCGGCCTACGATTTCCTGCTGCTGCGATCGGGTGAATCCGAGGATTTGCGCGAAGCGGGCGAATGGTGGACGCAGGCGCAAGCGGTGTCGCCCGACCAGCTTTCCGCGTCGCTGGCACCGAAGACGGCCGTCGCGAAAACCGGCGATGCCGCGGACAAGCCCAAGCGCCGACGCCGTCGCCGCGGCGGCAAAGGGCGCAAGCCGGAAGTGCCGTCTTCCGAATCGCAGTCGTGA
- a CDS encoding FMN adenylyltransferase / Riboflavin kinase: MLRIHRDIAGPCLAPGGCVLAIGAFDGLHRGHAALLAKVRERANARGLVAAAVSFEPLPRGYFSPVPLKRLSSVREKLCGFADAGIEQLLLLRFNACLVAMSAEDFVREVLVARMGAREIWVGKDFRFGHNRTGDAELLEAMQGEGPYEVRVLDAVSNGDGERVSASRIRGALAAGDFAHAEALLGRPFAISGRVVRGQRMGHKLGYPTANIRLGKRVSPVSGIFAVRVHVGDKSWPGVASLGVRPTIAGGGEPLLEAHLFDFNGDLYGQRIEVEFVAKLRDEEKFDGLDALRAQMDLDAAAARRILADTPVSPGVTA; this comes from the coding sequence ATGCTCAGGATCCACCGTGACATCGCGGGGCCATGCCTGGCCCCGGGCGGCTGCGTGCTCGCGATCGGCGCGTTCGATGGCCTGCACCGCGGCCATGCCGCGTTGCTCGCGAAAGTGCGCGAGCGGGCGAACGCGCGCGGGCTGGTCGCGGCGGCGGTGAGTTTCGAGCCCTTGCCGCGCGGCTATTTCTCGCCGGTGCCGTTGAAGCGGCTGTCCTCGGTGCGCGAGAAGCTGTGCGGCTTCGCCGATGCCGGCATCGAGCAGTTGCTACTGCTGCGGTTCAATGCGTGTCTGGTCGCGATGAGCGCGGAAGACTTCGTGCGCGAGGTGCTGGTCGCGCGGATGGGCGCGCGCGAAATCTGGGTTGGCAAGGATTTCCGCTTCGGCCACAACCGCACTGGTGACGCGGAGCTGCTGGAGGCGATGCAGGGCGAGGGCCCCTACGAGGTGCGGGTGCTGGACGCGGTCTCGAACGGCGACGGCGAGCGGGTGTCGGCGTCGCGGATACGCGGCGCGCTGGCTGCGGGCGATTTCGCGCATGCCGAGGCGCTGCTGGGCCGGCCGTTCGCGATCAGCGGGCGCGTGGTGCGCGGCCAGCGCATGGGCCACAAGCTCGGCTATCCCACCGCGAACATCCGGCTCGGCAAGCGCGTGTCGCCTGTCAGCGGAATCTTCGCGGTGCGGGTGCACGTCGGCGACAAATCGTGGCCGGGCGTCGCCAGCCTCGGCGTGCGTCCCACCATCGCGGGCGGCGGCGAGCCCTTGCTGGAAGCGCACCTGTTCGATTTCAATGGCGACCTCTATGGCCAGCGCATCGAGGTCGAGTTCGTCGCCAAATTGCGCGACGAGGAAAAATTCGACGGTCTGGATGCGCTGCGCGCGCAGATGGACCTCGATGCCGCCGCCGCGCGGCGGATTCTTGCCGACACCCCCGTTTCCCCCGGAGTCACCGCGTGA
- a CDS encoding Iron-sulfur cluster assembly iron binding protein IscA — MHMAIELTPAASARMRDFLAKNPAAPGVRFGIKRTGCSGFGYTVDLAKDVTGEDKVFDLDGVKLVVDAKALPLVDGTRIDYAREGLSAAFVFHNPNATGECGCGESFTVESRG, encoded by the coding sequence ATGCACATGGCCATCGAACTCACCCCCGCCGCTTCCGCGCGCATGCGCGATTTCCTCGCGAAGAATCCGGCCGCGCCCGGCGTGCGCTTCGGCATCAAGCGCACCGGTTGCTCCGGCTTCGGCTATACGGTCGACCTCGCCAAGGACGTCACCGGCGAGGACAAGGTGTTCGACCTGGATGGCGTGAAGCTGGTGGTGGATGCCAAGGCGCTGCCGTTGGTGGACGGCACCCGCATCGACTACGCCCGCGAGGGGCTGAGCGCCGCGTTCGTGTTCCACAACCCGAACGCCACCGGCGAATGCGGTTGCGGGGAAAGCTTCACCGTCGAATCGCGCGGCTGA
- a CDS encoding Asparaginyl-tRNA synthetase, producing the protein MATLSVKQALAGGAPQEATVEVRGWVRTRRDSKAGLSFVNLTDGSCFAPLQVVAPATLPNYASEVQKLSAGCAIVARGKLVPSQGKGQAFELQADAIEVTGFVEDPETYPIQPKQHTPEFLREVAHLRPRTNLFGAISRVRHTMMTALHRHLTSEGFFWVNTPIITTSDAEGAGDMFRVSTLDLANLPRDDKGAIDFKRDFFAREAFLTVSGQLNVEAYCLALSKVYTFGPTFRAENSNTPRHLAEFWMCEPEIAFADLAADADCAEAFLKAIFRAVLDERADDMAFFAERVQKDAITRLEKFIAAPFERIDYTDAIAALQKSGQKFEYPVEWGVDLQTEHERWLAETHIGRPVVVMNYPEKIKAFYMRLNDDEKTVAAMDVLAPGIGEIIGGSQREERLDHLDRRMAQFGLDPAHYQWYRDLRRYGTVPHAGFGLGFERLLVYVCGLSNIRDAIPYPRTPGHAEF; encoded by the coding sequence ATGGCAACCTTGAGCGTCAAACAGGCATTGGCAGGCGGCGCGCCCCAAGAGGCAACGGTCGAAGTGCGTGGCTGGGTGCGCACGCGGCGCGATTCCAAGGCCGGACTGTCGTTCGTGAACCTCACCGATGGTTCCTGCTTCGCGCCGCTGCAGGTGGTCGCGCCGGCGACGCTACCGAATTACGCCAGCGAGGTGCAAAAGCTTTCAGCGGGTTGCGCGATCGTCGCGCGCGGCAAGCTGGTGCCCTCGCAGGGCAAGGGCCAGGCGTTCGAACTGCAGGCCGATGCGATCGAAGTAACGGGTTTCGTCGAGGATCCCGAAACCTATCCGATCCAGCCCAAGCAGCACACGCCCGAGTTCCTGCGCGAGGTCGCGCACCTGCGCCCGCGCACCAACCTGTTCGGCGCGATCTCGCGCGTGCGCCACACCATGATGACGGCGCTGCACCGGCACCTGACATCGGAGGGCTTCTTCTGGGTCAACACGCCGATCATCACGACATCGGACGCCGAAGGCGCGGGCGACATGTTCCGGGTCTCGACGCTGGACCTTGCCAACCTGCCACGCGACGACAAGGGCGCGATCGACTTCAAGCGCGACTTCTTCGCGCGCGAAGCCTTCCTCACCGTATCCGGCCAGTTGAACGTCGAGGCGTATTGCCTCGCGCTGTCGAAGGTCTACACCTTCGGGCCGACCTTCCGCGCCGAGAACTCCAACACGCCGCGCCACCTCGCCGAGTTCTGGATGTGCGAACCCGAGATCGCGTTTGCCGACCTCGCCGCCGACGCCGACTGCGCCGAAGCCTTCCTGAAGGCCATCTTCAGGGCGGTGCTGGACGAACGCGCCGACGACATGGCGTTCTTCGCCGAGCGCGTGCAGAAGGACGCGATCACCCGCCTCGAAAAATTCATCGCCGCGCCGTTCGAACGCATCGACTACACCGACGCCATCGCCGCGTTGCAGAAGTCGGGACAGAAATTCGAATACCCGGTCGAATGGGGCGTGGACCTGCAAACCGAGCACGAACGCTGGCTGGCCGAGACTCACATTGGCCGGCCGGTGGTGGTGATGAACTACCCCGAGAAGATCAAGGCGTTCTACATGCGCCTCAACGACGACGAAAAAACCGTCGCCGCGATGGACGTGCTGGCGCCCGGCATCGGCGAGATCATCGGCGGTTCGCAGCGCGAGGAACGCCTCGATCATCTCGACCGCCGCATGGCGCAGTTCGGCCTGGACCCCGCGCACTACCAGTGGTATCGCGACCTGCGCCGCTACGGCACGGTGCCGCACGCGGGCTTCGGGCTGGGTTTCGAGCGCCTGCTGGTGTACGTGTGCGGGCTGTCCAACATCCGGGATGCGATTCCGTATCCGCGCACGCCGGGCCACGCCGAATTCTGA